One window from the genome of Bacillus tianshenii encodes:
- a CDS encoding accessory Sec system S-layer assembly protein: MLSFFKKRKEKLKKEGNDSTVSSEELLNEKDENAKDEEIETELSVHPSWQLKEEQLYVYRFLSNDCAPLKPNQLSLSGIELEENDENIRVTAFVRNSLSKGVRLKETPLLLIGPENEKLGRKTFDLAEIGEIPARSSRPWHFIFPKEDLFTEEIPKEGWKLAFELKPSSRKHELDLAESWEQSLAEADKQKLGEMVSQITPPKPGEVNFMGLQAARKDNGDLHITMLIRNGSEKNLHLKQLPLQVEDASGEVIAKGGFTLGEFEVKANTSKPWTFIFPASLLTKEDIDLSKWKAYPPQQEQK; encoded by the coding sequence ATGCTATCGTTTTTCAAAAAACGCAAAGAAAAGTTAAAGAAAGAAGGTAACGACAGTACAGTTTCGTCTGAGGAACTATTAAATGAAAAAGACGAAAACGCAAAGGATGAAGAGATCGAAACGGAGCTTTCCGTTCATCCAAGCTGGCAGCTGAAAGAGGAACAGCTATATGTATACCGTTTCTTAAGCAATGACTGCGCACCACTCAAACCAAATCAGCTTTCCCTGTCAGGTATTGAGCTAGAAGAAAACGATGAAAATATACGGGTTACAGCGTTTGTACGAAACTCTCTATCTAAAGGTGTACGTTTAAAGGAAACGCCGCTTCTGTTAATCGGTCCTGAAAATGAAAAGCTTGGCCGCAAGACGTTTGACTTAGCGGAAATTGGTGAAATTCCAGCGAGAAGCAGCAGACCATGGCATTTCATCTTTCCGAAAGAGGACCTTTTCACAGAAGAAATTCCGAAAGAAGGCTGGAAGCTTGCATTTGAACTTAAACCTTCTTCTCGCAAGCATGAACTTGACTTAGCAGAAAGCTGGGAACAAAGTCTAGCTGAAGCGGATAAGCAAAAGTTAGGCGAAATGGTTTCCCAAATTACGCCTCCAAAACCGGGCGAAGTGAACTTCATGGGGCTTCAAGCAGCACGTAAAGACAACGGCGATTTGCATATCACAATGCTTATCCGTAACGGAAGTGAAAAGAACTTACACTTAAAACAGCTTCCTTTACAAGTTGAAGATGCTTCAGGCGAAGTTATCGCAAAAGGCGGCTTCACTCTCGGGGAATTCGAAGTAAAAGCAAACACAAGCAAACCATGGACATTTATCTTCCCTGCTTCCCTTCTTACAAAAGAAGACATCGACTTAAGCAAATGGAAGGCATATCCACCTCAACAGGAACAGAAATAA
- a CDS encoding ABC transporter ATP-binding protein — MIEVKQVTKAFEREEAVQQLSLSVQKGSIYGLLGSNGAGKTTLLKMLAGIYRSNKGSVHIDGQNIYENVSLKQRVIFIPDALYFLPQATIKQMAEFYRSFYENWNEERFERLQQVFGIELTRKVHRLSKGMQRQVAFWLALSAMPDVLILDEPIDGLDPVMRQKIKNLLFQDTAERELTVIISSHNLREIEDICDHVGIMHKGTLIVEKDVDDLKADTHKVQAAFADEETADRVLNKLDVLYREKRGSVLLCIVRGSEAQIRQQVEPAQPLVFDLLPLTLEEIFIYEMGDIGYEIENILI, encoded by the coding sequence ATGATTGAAGTGAAGCAAGTCACAAAGGCATTTGAACGGGAAGAAGCTGTTCAACAACTAAGCTTGTCTGTTCAGAAAGGCTCCATCTATGGTCTGCTTGGCTCGAACGGAGCAGGAAAGACGACATTGTTGAAGATGCTGGCCGGTATTTATCGTTCGAATAAGGGGAGCGTACATATTGACGGGCAGAATATTTATGAGAATGTTTCCCTAAAGCAGCGGGTTATTTTTATTCCGGATGCCCTTTATTTTCTTCCGCAGGCAACAATTAAGCAGATGGCTGAGTTTTATCGAAGCTTTTATGAGAACTGGAACGAGGAACGGTTTGAACGTTTGCAGCAAGTGTTTGGAATCGAACTGACACGTAAGGTTCACCGGCTGTCAAAAGGAATGCAGCGGCAAGTTGCTTTCTGGCTTGCGTTATCTGCGATGCCTGATGTACTTATCTTGGACGAACCGATTGATGGTCTGGACCCTGTCATGAGACAGAAGATTAAGAACTTATTATTCCAAGATACTGCTGAGCGCGAGCTGACTGTTATCATTTCCTCCCATAATTTGCGTGAGATTGAAGATATTTGTGATCATGTTGGCATTATGCATAAAGGAACTTTAATTGTTGAGAAAGACGTCGACGATTTGAAGGCAGATACTCATAAGGTCCAGGCGGCTTTTGCGGATGAAGAAACAGCAGATCGTGTATTAAACAAGTTAGATGTACTGTACCGAGAAAAGCGTGGCAGTGTGTTGCTTTGTATTGTTAGAGGGAGCGAAGCACAAATTCGTCAACAGGTTGAGCCGGCACAACCGCTTGTATTCGACTTACTGCCGCTCACACTAGAAGAAATTTTCATTTATGAAATGGGGGATATTGGCTATGAAATCGAAAATATCCTTATTTAA
- a CDS encoding GntR family transcriptional regulator, translating into MFDLDVRSRKPIYEQLVEKVKELIINQVLQPDEKLPSVRMLAKELTINPNTIQKAYRELERQGYLYSVKGKGNFVAPIEIMNNENKLTDMKEELMKLLAEAVYLGLTQQDLLKLFEEAQQRAEGGSQDD; encoded by the coding sequence TTGTTTGATTTAGACGTTCGCAGCAGAAAGCCCATCTATGAACAATTGGTTGAAAAGGTGAAGGAACTCATCATTAACCAAGTGTTGCAGCCAGACGAGAAACTCCCATCTGTACGAATGTTAGCAAAAGAACTGACGATTAACCCGAATACAATCCAGAAAGCGTACAGGGAGCTGGAGAGACAAGGGTACTTATATTCCGTTAAAGGGAAGGGAAATTTCGTGGCGCCTATTGAAATCATGAACAATGAAAATAAGCTGACAGATATGAAAGAAGAATTAATGAAATTATTAGCCGAAGCCGTCTACCTCGGCTTAACACAACAAGATTTATTGAAGCTGTTTGAAGAAGCACAGCAACGAGCGGAAGGGGGAAGTCAGGATGATTGA
- a CDS encoding FAD-dependent oxidoreductase, with translation MTKQQLEKDGCGEMKKLIYPLTFISVFFVGFFIVNGFEPESTTNSYDVVVTGGEPEGVAAAVSAARNGSKVLLVAPREGLGGLMTYGKLNYLDIPNGADGNSVSEGIFKEWHKMVGGKSVFDVKKGKKAFHKLVEDEPNITLWTNTEVKEVLKKDNQLTGLVVNRNGNQVRVDGKQFIDATQDADIAAMAGVPYTVGKEDIGLDNHKMAVTLMIHLKGVDWDGIKKAVKTKKFGKGGINKTAAWGFTDLHHLYKPNQERARLRGLNVARQEDGTVYINALQIFGVDGLDKQSKQNAIKRGKVETNQIVKFLRKEFPGFENAQVASYPNELYVRETRHIEAEYTLDIGDVWENRDHWDQIALGGYPADIQAANVNDYGMVVVNPKQYAIPFRSIVPKKVDGLLVASRSAGYDSLASGSARVIPTGMAVAEAAGVAADLAIKENVTFREISKTKWLIDTVQVRLKKQGAEVKEYKLSYPYKGKWFYPSFKTLLEWGLIKGGYKNDIHPDEKMAASEFAASLQNGFSRIADKKVLTDKSLWSDSKTITRDEAAQLIVASITGEQTEDPWQTVYNKGWVDHELTKRLDKNEPLTNAEAYYWLGFIMERVETQKNMVMQGTAMNKLPHYLVFSTLF, from the coding sequence ATGACGAAACAACAACTAGAAAAGGACGGATGTGGAGAAATGAAGAAGCTGATCTACCCGCTAACATTTATATCGGTATTTTTTGTAGGTTTTTTTATTGTAAATGGCTTTGAACCTGAATCCACAACAAATTCATACGATGTTGTTGTGACTGGTGGGGAGCCAGAGGGGGTTGCAGCGGCTGTTTCAGCAGCTCGTAACGGTTCGAAAGTATTGCTCGTAGCTCCAAGGGAAGGTCTTGGAGGACTGATGACATATGGAAAGTTAAATTACTTAGATATTCCGAACGGTGCTGATGGGAACTCAGTCAGTGAAGGGATTTTCAAAGAATGGCATAAGATGGTGGGGGGGAAATCTGTATTTGACGTAAAAAAAGGTAAAAAAGCATTTCATAAGCTTGTGGAGGATGAGCCGAATATTACCCTTTGGACGAATACAGAAGTCAAAGAAGTGCTCAAAAAAGATAATCAACTAACAGGCTTAGTTGTGAACCGTAACGGCAATCAAGTGAGAGTTGATGGAAAGCAATTTATCGATGCGACCCAAGATGCCGATATAGCTGCAATGGCCGGCGTGCCATACACAGTTGGAAAAGAAGATATTGGCCTTGATAATCATAAGATGGCGGTTACCTTAATGATTCACTTAAAAGGTGTCGATTGGGATGGCATCAAGAAAGCCGTCAAAACGAAAAAGTTTGGGAAAGGCGGCATTAACAAAACAGCGGCATGGGGCTTCACCGACTTGCATCATCTCTATAAGCCTAATCAAGAAAGAGCTCGCCTACGTGGTTTAAATGTTGCAAGACAGGAAGATGGTACTGTCTATATAAATGCATTGCAAATCTTTGGTGTCGATGGATTAGACAAGCAATCAAAACAAAATGCCATTAAGCGCGGCAAGGTTGAAACAAATCAAATTGTGAAGTTTCTGCGCAAAGAGTTTCCTGGTTTTGAAAATGCGCAGGTTGCAAGCTATCCTAATGAGTTGTATGTTCGAGAAACACGCCACATCGAGGCTGAATATACGTTAGACATAGGAGATGTTTGGGAAAACCGCGATCATTGGGATCAAATTGCACTTGGCGGTTATCCTGCTGATATTCAAGCAGCCAATGTCAATGATTATGGGATGGTTGTCGTGAACCCGAAGCAATACGCAATTCCATTCCGCTCTATCGTTCCGAAAAAAGTAGATGGATTACTTGTTGCAAGCCGTTCAGCTGGCTATGATTCTCTCGCATCAGGAAGCGCGCGAGTCATTCCAACAGGGATGGCGGTAGCTGAAGCGGCAGGTGTAGCAGCAGACCTTGCAATTAAAGAAAATGTAACATTCCGTGAAATTTCAAAAACAAAATGGTTAATTGATACCGTGCAAGTGAGGTTGAAGAAGCAAGGCGCTGAGGTGAAAGAATACAAGCTATCTTACCCTTACAAAGGTAAATGGTTCTACCCATCTTTCAAGACATTGTTAGAATGGGGCTTAATTAAAGGCGGCTACAAAAATGACATTCATCCAGATGAAAAGATGGCAGCCTCAGAATTTGCAGCAAGCCTTCAAAATGGTTTTTCAAGAATTGCTGATAAGAAGGTTCTGACAGACAAGAGCTTGTGGAGTGACAGTAAGACGATTACTCGTGATGAAGCGGCTCAACTGATTGTAGCTAGCATAACGGGTGAACAAACAGAAGACCCATGGCAAACCGTCTATAATAAAGGCTGGGTTGACCATGAATTAACGAAACGTTTAGATAAAAACGAACCACTAACAAATGCTGAAGCGTACTACTGGCTCGGCTTTATCATGGAACGAGTCGAAACACAAAAGAATATGGTCATGCAAGGTACAGCGATGAATAAACTGCCACACTACCTTGTTTTCTCGACACTTTTTTAG
- a CDS encoding Ig-like domain-containing protein: MCKKIMNASSIFSRATSLFLSVLLLLSVFFAFSQSNQANAASYATIKDTNVDNGDKQVPIDIQPTITFNGTIKNFHKEKISLGLKQTGDKYKEIAIKEIRKSADKLIIIPEKYLEFNETYKLELEDNAVEIEGKNYYKNKKTIRFETNYIDFYDLMVVNDAKLANILNTYTPRELKVFAPERYIEEITVLHKKRGKVEEDARQQVTDSLTNIDVVIKEDTKINRVFIKIKYDGHTMHSANGKLLEEDTGNNNNKQQTETYTIGFGNLPLAYDLVVTAYNVKNEKLDEQTIKIAADDNLFSEVSEKYDYKTAGLGYTLYDLLANDTDFNDLLTENDMQKLKVQVIP; the protein is encoded by the coding sequence GTGTGTAAGAAAATTATGAACGCTTCAAGCATTTTTTCGAGAGCGACATCCCTCTTTCTGAGTGTTTTATTGCTATTATCTGTCTTTTTTGCTTTTTCCCAATCAAACCAGGCAAATGCTGCCTCCTATGCAACGATTAAAGATACGAATGTTGATAACGGAGACAAACAGGTGCCGATTGATATTCAGCCGACGATTACTTTTAATGGCACTATCAAAAACTTTCATAAAGAAAAAATTTCACTAGGCCTAAAACAAACAGGTGATAAGTATAAAGAGATTGCGATTAAAGAGATTCGCAAATCAGCTGACAAGCTTATTATCATTCCCGAAAAATACCTTGAATTTAATGAAACATATAAGCTTGAGTTAGAAGATAATGCCGTTGAAATCGAAGGGAAAAACTATTACAAAAACAAAAAGACCATCCGCTTCGAAACAAACTACATTGATTTCTACGACTTAATGGTTGTAAATGACGCGAAGTTAGCAAACATCCTAAATACATATACCCCGCGTGAACTTAAAGTATTCGCCCCTGAGCGATATATTGAAGAAATCACTGTTTTACACAAAAAACGCGGAAAAGTAGAAGAAGATGCGCGCCAACAAGTAACCGACTCATTAACAAACATTGATGTCGTCATAAAAGAAGACACTAAGATTAACCGTGTTTTCATTAAAATTAAATATGACGGTCATACGATGCACTCAGCAAATGGAAAACTTCTTGAAGAAGACACAGGAAACAACAATAATAAACAGCAAACAGAAACCTATACAATTGGCTTTGGAAATTTACCATTAGCCTACGATTTAGTCGTAACAGCCTACAATGTGAAAAATGAAAAGCTTGATGAGCAAACAATTAAGATTGCTGCAGATGATAATTTGTTTTCAGAAGTGAGCGAGAAGTATGACTACAAAACAGCAGGCCTTGGCTATACACTATATGACCTACTGGCAAACGATACAGACTTTAATGACCTGCTAACGGAAAATGATATGCAGAAATTGAAGGTGCAAGTGATCCCATGA
- a CDS encoding Ig-like domain-containing protein, which yields MRKFQVIVVSMLTLAATMFVLFVTPIHSADFSRWEQQLTENPKKEWKIHFSEPVKPTTVSRGTVYITNSDSEKIRATVKVSADRKSITVKPLVTYKQGEMYRLIIKNGVTSKNADNLTNTVVMPFKYVKAANKSSSSSNPTQSSNKPALKEEGFDIQVKLGDYVNQVTVTANDYVSKVKVNGYELHYLGDNQYKLGLSGLEKGKRLYVQGYNNSGKLVHREYYTIK from the coding sequence ATGAGAAAATTCCAGGTAATTGTTGTTAGTATGCTCACATTAGCTGCGACTATGTTCGTTTTGTTCGTAACGCCTATTCATTCTGCTGATTTCTCACGTTGGGAACAACAGCTCACAGAAAACCCAAAGAAGGAATGGAAGATCCATTTCAGTGAACCGGTTAAGCCGACAACTGTTTCAAGAGGAACTGTCTATATTACAAACAGTGATAGCGAAAAAATCAGAGCAACGGTAAAGGTTTCAGCTGATCGCAAATCGATTACAGTAAAGCCGCTTGTCACATATAAGCAAGGAGAAATGTACCGCCTGATAATTAAAAATGGGGTCACATCCAAAAATGCCGATAACCTTACGAATACTGTAGTGATGCCTTTCAAGTACGTAAAAGCAGCAAATAAATCATCATCAAGCTCTAACCCAACCCAATCTTCGAATAAACCAGCACTTAAAGAAGAAGGGTTCGATATCCAGGTGAAGCTCGGTGATTATGTTAACCAAGTAACCGTCACTGCAAATGATTATGTGTCGAAAGTGAAAGTGAATGGCTATGAACTTCACTACTTAGGAGACAATCAATATAAGCTGGGTCTATCCGGCTTAGAGAAAGGCAAACGACTTTATGTCCAAGGCTACAATAACAGCGGAAAGCTGGTTCATCGTGAGTACTATACGATTAAATAA
- a CDS encoding copper amine oxidase N-terminal domain-containing protein gives MKKLLFVMVSLLLMLVGCSSTNPSLKEVYMNSMKYESFESKMTLSVNADVKGAELEEQEKQILDMLKSGITMEQKQANAEEAYMKLTLVNDQPLRDMGYWSAEEQAALEILVKGQKVFMKTSADPYYYEVDTTEAEGYNASAMQMSMADQKKLREFMKGALEDYMMQFDYTIENINDKGWKNIQTPEGYEKVRMVEVQFDINNILDFASYTLGNLAEYEKLDQLVKDFMAFMPEEAGMPSDEELTEGIQEVRNGMLQAKAYVDGFTEESLEEMAGMDIDFKAVSEVGLSKEKKYLASEDTTISLSVTDRESGEGVDAEINIDSLVWNVGGQVDLPKVQRAINVEELAQDLDRVKALPDETPVKQLLMKEFSAEFIVNETFATLGTEWVELPQATYEKNGEVMVPIANVTDWLNGKLKWNGKDQSFKVQIGKKNMDFKVGSKEVKVNGKKLMMTSPVELKNGTSFVPVSFIAEQIGAKVDYNKEYGTVNVYFE, from the coding sequence ATGAAGAAGTTACTATTTGTAATGGTTTCGTTACTTCTTATGTTGGTTGGTTGTTCATCAACTAATCCTTCTTTGAAAGAAGTCTATATGAATTCCATGAAGTATGAATCATTTGAATCAAAGATGACCTTATCGGTTAACGCAGATGTGAAAGGGGCAGAGCTTGAGGAGCAAGAGAAACAGATTCTCGATATGCTGAAGTCTGGTATTACGATGGAACAGAAGCAAGCAAATGCAGAAGAAGCGTATATGAAGCTGACACTTGTTAATGATCAGCCACTTCGTGATATGGGATACTGGAGTGCCGAAGAGCAGGCAGCTCTAGAAATTCTCGTGAAAGGGCAGAAGGTTTTCATGAAAACATCAGCTGACCCGTACTACTACGAAGTAGATACAACAGAAGCTGAAGGTTATAACGCTAGTGCGATGCAAATGAGCATGGCTGATCAGAAGAAGCTCCGTGAATTCATGAAGGGTGCTTTGGAAGACTACATGATGCAGTTCGATTATACAATCGAGAATATTAATGATAAAGGCTGGAAGAATATCCAAACACCAGAAGGTTATGAGAAAGTAAGAATGGTAGAAGTACAGTTTGATATTAATAATATCTTAGATTTTGCTTCCTATACACTTGGAAACCTTGCTGAATACGAAAAGCTTGATCAATTAGTAAAGGATTTCATGGCGTTTATGCCAGAAGAAGCGGGAATGCCATCAGATGAGGAATTAACTGAAGGAATTCAAGAAGTACGCAATGGCATGCTTCAAGCAAAAGCATATGTCGATGGTTTTACAGAAGAGAGCCTTGAGGAAATGGCTGGAATGGATATTGACTTCAAAGCTGTTTCAGAAGTAGGACTTTCAAAAGAAAAGAAATACCTTGCAAGTGAAGATACAACGATTTCCCTTTCAGTAACTGACCGTGAAAGCGGTGAAGGTGTAGATGCTGAAATTAATATCGATTCATTAGTTTGGAATGTTGGTGGACAGGTTGACCTTCCGAAGGTTCAGCGTGCAATTAATGTGGAAGAGCTTGCTCAAGATCTTGACCGTGTGAAGGCATTACCTGATGAAACACCAGTGAAGCAATTGCTAATGAAAGAGTTCAGTGCGGAGTTCATTGTAAATGAAACATTTGCAACATTAGGAACTGAGTGGGTTGAGCTTCCACAAGCTACATATGAGAAAAATGGAGAAGTGATGGTACCGATTGCAAACGTAACAGATTGGCTGAATGGTAAGCTGAAGTGGAACGGCAAGGACCAATCATTCAAAGTTCAAATTGGTAAGAAAAACATGGATTTCAAAGTGGGCAGCAAAGAAGTGAAAGTAAACGGCAAGAAGCTTATGATGACATCTCCTGTAGAGTTGAAAAATGGAACAAGCTTTGTGCCTGTTTCCTTCATCGCCGAACAAATTGGCGCGAAAGTTGATTACAATAAAGAATATGGCACAGTAAACGTATACTTCGAATAA
- a CDS encoding competence protein ComK, with translation MKNGNEEFKGKERTKPFIIHEKVEAVVSYYNKNAFHCSKILDDQGVLYLESPPIKVMEESCLYYGSDIWGRWNVAKQILQAKQMLPLTLSVLHDLVMIPLRSPLSSNCEWVSLAQIDSIEAIDAKQTRITFRSGNQLDVALQPNSIETKRYRAAFLRDELIRRFMDGFQDEVPPSIWFMMMRSLRD, from the coding sequence ATGAAGAACGGTAATGAGGAATTTAAGGGAAAAGAACGAACGAAACCTTTTATTATTCATGAAAAGGTTGAGGCAGTTGTGTCGTATTATAATAAGAACGCTTTTCATTGTTCGAAAATTTTGGATGACCAGGGAGTTCTCTATTTGGAGAGCCCGCCAATTAAAGTAATGGAAGAGAGCTGTCTCTATTATGGTAGTGATATTTGGGGCCGCTGGAATGTTGCAAAACAAATTTTGCAAGCAAAGCAAATGTTGCCGCTAACTCTATCAGTATTACACGACTTAGTGATGATTCCACTTCGTTCTCCGTTAAGTTCAAATTGTGAATGGGTCTCACTAGCTCAAATTGATTCAATCGAGGCGATCGACGCAAAGCAGACACGAATTACGTTTAGAAGTGGTAACCAATTAGATGTAGCTCTTCAGCCGAATAGCATTGAAACGAAACGTTATCGAGCAGCTTTTCTCCGGGATGAACTAATACGTCGTTTTATGGACGGATTTCAAGATGAGGTGCCGCCCTCCATTTGGTTTATGATGATGCGTTCTCTAAGAGATTAG
- a CDS encoding CAP-associated domain-containing protein encodes MKCIRLFVVFALTASLLSFSPHTIEAKTIEHQENVPSTKDWKITFSTPLNQSTINKENIYVVDNSGQRVSEVEVKLSNSKKAIVVDCQEAYEPGETYTLVLSKNIASTSGSGLGERVKMNFTIQEKQQTAKQAQPKQEAQASEQNQAKQNKEAVASEQTAPQQEAFSIKGIEIGDSKQEVEAKLGQADRVTENQYELSWHTYHQNYKNFVMVAYMNDAVAGLYTNQDLIASKHNIKLKTSKQSVLNQFGKPMNSMKMSDGTYVRVSGENRGTYDLNNTYTTFYYDKHQNNQLTALSIISKKMMERKAGYYGKADQKLARAYEKQIFDLTNAVRVREGKSILTWSEKAAVSARKHSKDMAEKQYFSHTNKRGESPFDRMKNEGISYRFASENIAYGQPDSIAVHESWMNSQGHRKNILHDTPTHLGVGVTFNEQNVPYYAENFYTPY; translated from the coding sequence ATGAAGTGTATTCGTTTGTTTGTAGTTTTTGCTTTAACAGCGAGTTTGCTTTCCTTCAGTCCGCATACGATTGAAGCAAAGACAATCGAACATCAAGAGAATGTCCCATCAACGAAGGATTGGAAAATCACATTCAGTACACCGTTAAACCAGTCCACCATAAATAAAGAAAATATCTATGTTGTTGACAACAGTGGTCAAAGGGTTTCAGAGGTAGAAGTAAAGCTGAGTAACTCCAAGAAAGCCATTGTGGTCGACTGCCAGGAAGCTTATGAGCCTGGTGAAACATATACACTCGTTTTATCAAAAAATATCGCCTCAACCTCTGGAAGCGGCCTAGGTGAACGAGTAAAAATGAATTTTACAATTCAAGAGAAGCAGCAGACAGCCAAACAGGCACAGCCAAAACAAGAAGCACAAGCTTCAGAGCAAAATCAAGCGAAACAAAATAAAGAAGCTGTTGCATCAGAGCAAACAGCACCCCAGCAAGAAGCCTTTTCAATTAAAGGAATTGAAATTGGAGATTCTAAGCAAGAGGTAGAAGCGAAATTAGGACAAGCCGACCGCGTCACAGAGAATCAATACGAGCTATCATGGCATACATATCATCAAAACTATAAAAATTTTGTGATGGTTGCTTATATGAATGATGCTGTAGCTGGCTTGTATACAAATCAAGATCTCATCGCTTCAAAGCATAATATAAAATTGAAAACATCCAAGCAATCTGTGTTGAATCAGTTTGGCAAACCGATGAATTCAATGAAAATGTCAGACGGGACATATGTGCGTGTGAGCGGAGAAAATCGAGGAACGTATGACTTAAATAATACGTATACAACATTCTATTATGACAAGCATCAGAACAATCAATTAACAGCGCTTAGCATTATTTCTAAGAAAATGATGGAACGAAAAGCAGGTTATTATGGAAAAGCTGATCAGAAATTAGCACGGGCATATGAGAAGCAAATCTTTGATTTGACTAATGCAGTGCGTGTTCGCGAAGGAAAGAGCATCTTAACATGGAGTGAGAAAGCAGCTGTTTCGGCGAGAAAACATAGCAAGGATATGGCGGAGAAACAATATTTCTCCCATACAAATAAGCGTGGTGAATCGCCATTTGATCGTATGAAAAATGAAGGCATTTCTTATCGTTTTGCCAGTGAAAATATCGCATACGGCCAACCCGACAGCATTGCTGTTCATGAATCTTGGATGAATTCCCAAGGTCATCGCAAGAATATATTACACGATACCCCTACGCACCTAGGTGTAGGCGTCACATTCAACGAGCAAAATGTGCCATATTACGCGGAAAATTTCTATACGCCTTATTAA
- a CDS encoding acyltransferase: MEPKAAPPKRKQIPEIFLIRAIAIIAVLTVHSTGRPVVGLDPQSDLYETYNFVNIAFKYGTPTFIFLSSFVIFYSYYYRPFDAKLVTRFYKRRLMYILLPYFIISMAYYVVKWYAFDGVFPGWGPFVSEFIIKLLKGNAHPHLYFVFISVQLYLLFPLLLWMFKKSTFLAKNAIWIGFVIQWAFIFYNQHFWQYPEKGSISLSYMSFYFTGAFFGIYYEQVLDWLKVSKEKFSTYGLSWIALWVTWAGAVYFHTKIWYLTRAGIATFNSNLYELLWNVHTLTTALVLFQLSFFLYRRLAPWFTNLLIHLGVVSFGIYLIHPFLLMWYEQNIQVGDPTLYHAVVFGEFIIMLILCWNIVGFIMKRFNLSWVLFGAAPKHVPYLETNSKKQKDSLA; the protein is encoded by the coding sequence ATGGAACCAAAAGCAGCACCACCAAAGCGAAAGCAAATTCCAGAAATCTTTCTAATTCGGGCGATTGCCATTATCGCTGTTCTTACCGTTCACTCTACAGGCAGACCTGTTGTCGGTCTAGATCCTCAATCTGACCTGTATGAAACATACAATTTCGTAAATATTGCCTTTAAGTACGGTACACCAACCTTTATTTTCTTGAGCAGCTTTGTAATCTTTTATAGTTATTACTACCGGCCTTTCGACGCAAAGCTTGTGACGCGTTTTTATAAACGACGCTTAATGTATATCTTGCTGCCGTACTTTATTATTTCAATGGCTTACTATGTTGTGAAATGGTATGCCTTTGACGGTGTGTTTCCTGGCTGGGGTCCTTTCGTATCTGAATTTATCATCAAATTGTTAAAAGGAAATGCCCACCCGCATCTTTACTTTGTCTTTATAAGCGTTCAGCTTTATTTGTTATTCCCATTACTGCTATGGATGTTCAAGAAATCAACCTTTCTTGCAAAGAATGCAATTTGGATCGGTTTTGTTATTCAATGGGCATTTATCTTTTATAACCAGCATTTCTGGCAGTATCCTGAGAAAGGGAGTATTTCACTCTCTTACATGTCATTCTATTTCACAGGAGCTTTCTTTGGCATTTACTATGAACAGGTACTTGACTGGCTGAAAGTTTCGAAGGAGAAGTTCTCCACATACGGCCTATCGTGGATTGCCTTATGGGTTACATGGGCTGGAGCTGTTTATTTTCATACGAAGATTTGGTATTTAACACGAGCAGGAATTGCGACTTTTAACAGCAATTTATATGAGCTATTGTGGAACGTACACACGTTAACAACAGCGCTTGTTCTCTTTCAATTGTCGTTCTTCCTGTACAGAAGACTTGCACCTTGGTTTACGAACCTGCTGATTCACCTTGGGGTTGTTTCATTCGGAATCTACTTGATTCATCCGTTCTTGCTCATGTGGTATGAGCAAAATATTCAAGTAGGCGACCCGACTCTGTATCATGCCGTCGTGTTCGGAGAATTTATTATTATGCTGATTCTATGCTGGAATATCGTCGGCTTCATCATGAAGCGGTTCAACCTTTCATGGGTGCTCTTTGGCGCTGCACCAAAACACGTCCCATATCTTGAAACGAACTCGAAAAAGCAAAAAGATTCACTGGCGTAA